One genomic window of Candidatus Nitrospira inopinata includes the following:
- the otsB gene encoding trehalose-phosphatase gives MTYLLSDEGRDALRKMINRSVLYAFDFDGTLAKISSERGSVKLSPTMHEWLRELARRVPCAVVSGRALDDLAPRVNGAVPHLIGNHGAESPLTPAAVLNDMDLICSGWVKQLEGTKARFFADARVVIENKRYSLTLHYRGVDEPGAVERELVHAAERLTPSPRMIPGKASINLLPPGSPGKGEASFALMNHLHCTGLFFIGDDETDETVFAMRDRLTLGVRVGHHPQSQARYYVKHQSEVEDVLRFLVHRLDGTPETTRTLR, from the coding sequence ATGACCTATCTCTTGTCGGACGAAGGGCGCGACGCCCTCAGAAAGATGATCAACCGGTCCGTACTGTACGCGTTCGACTTTGACGGGACCCTGGCGAAAATCTCCTCCGAGCGCGGGAGCGTCAAACTTTCGCCGACCATGCACGAATGGTTGCGGGAACTGGCCCGGCGCGTACCCTGCGCCGTGGTGTCGGGAAGGGCGCTCGACGACCTAGCGCCGCGCGTCAACGGAGCGGTGCCCCATCTGATCGGAAACCATGGAGCCGAAAGTCCGCTGACGCCGGCCGCCGTGCTGAACGACATGGATCTCATCTGCTCGGGATGGGTAAAACAACTGGAAGGAACCAAGGCTCGGTTTTTCGCCGACGCCCGCGTCGTGATCGAAAACAAACGGTATAGTTTGACTCTTCATTATCGAGGCGTCGATGAGCCGGGCGCCGTCGAACGCGAGTTGGTTCACGCAGCCGAGCGGTTGACTCCCTCTCCGCGAATGATACCGGGCAAAGCTTCCATCAACCTTCTTCCCCCCGGAAGCCCCGGAAAAGGAGAGGCTTCGTTCGCCCTTATGAATCATCTCCACTGTACGGGGCTGTTTTTTATCGGAGACGATGAGACCGACGAAACGGTCTTCGCCATGCGGGACAGGCTGACGCTGGGGGTCCGTGTCGGGCACCATCCCCAATCTCAGGCACGCTACTATGTCAAGCATCAAAGCGAAGTGGAGGACGTGCTGCGGTTTCTGGTTCACCGTCTCGACGGAACGCCTGAAACAACGCGCACACTTCGCTAA
- a CDS encoding BCAM0308 family protein has product MSTRKGKSYTVSYKEKPHPKQDPYAMLKAPKGTVICRSCHAIYANKRWYLDRVEAGELWTSHSTRTVLCPACQKIRDDYPEGIVTLKWSALREHEAEIRNLIANVEERALSVNPLERVMKIIRVGHDLEVQTTSDRLAQRLGREVVKAYKGRVTTSWAHQDVLARVTWQGPEKKTQSKGKG; this is encoded by the coding sequence ATGAGTACTCGAAAAGGAAAGTCCTACACGGTCTCGTACAAAGAAAAGCCGCATCCCAAGCAAGATCCCTATGCAATGCTGAAGGCGCCAAAAGGAACCGTGATCTGCCGCTCCTGTCATGCCATCTACGCCAACAAACGGTGGTATCTTGATCGTGTCGAGGCCGGCGAGTTGTGGACGTCCCATTCCACTCGCACGGTGCTTTGCCCTGCTTGCCAGAAAATCCGGGACGACTATCCGGAAGGCATCGTGACACTGAAATGGTCGGCCCTCCGAGAGCATGAAGCCGAAATCAGAAACTTGATCGCCAACGTCGAAGAGCGAGCCCTTTCCGTCAATCCGCTCGAGCGCGTGATGAAAATCATACGGGTGGGGCACGATTTGGAAGTGCAGACCACGAGCGATCGACTGGCGCAACGGCTGGGGCGCGAAGTGGTCAAGGCCTACAAAGGTCGGGTGACCACCAGTTGGGCGCATCAAGACGTGCTGGCGCGGGTGACATGGCAAGGGCCGGAGAAAAAAACACAGTCCAAAGGGAAGGGCTGA
- a CDS encoding glycoside hydrolase family 15 protein — translation MYPYGLVGNCQTSALIGLNGAVEWMCAPRPDSPPLFGRLLDPDGGHFEIASAAPIESVTTRQHYLPNTNVLVTTFTTSRGDAFQITDFCPRFEQYGRVYRPTALFRLAEPLQGTPTVRVSCRPVSGWDKTPVQPLRGSNHLRYEIRGEPLRLLTNMPLTYLCEETPVALTQKFYFGLTWGLGIENDLVAVTHDFLEQTIRYWRTWVKHCSVPLLYQKELIRSALALKLHCFEDTGAILAALTTSLPEQPGGSRNWDYRYCWLRDAYFALTAFHNLGHFEEMEAFLKFLLNIAHAQEDSRDRLRPVYTLSQGLPLPEIEHANWAGYRGSVPVRSHNQASDQVQNDAYGEMILAFTPIFFDERFIDLRTRDLDGLLAHLAGLCERSIGQPDAGLWEIRHAWQEHSFTNLLCWAGLERLERIKRTGHLSSLSLNVTAARIQAAEALLRAVQDDAVRNGPFDASYDAALAHLPILGYPNRRLCETTTLQIVRNLAFPASDQKTGFFYRYVREDDFGKPEAAFVICSFWIAQALARLDRTAEARAILDHVLSSANHVGLFSEHFIPSTRTQCGNFPQAYSHIGLINAAFAVSPPWSEIL, via the coding sequence ATGTACCCCTATGGATTGGTGGGCAACTGCCAGACCTCGGCGCTCATCGGATTGAACGGGGCCGTCGAATGGATGTGCGCGCCGCGTCCGGACAGTCCTCCTCTCTTCGGACGCCTCCTTGATCCGGACGGTGGACACTTTGAAATCGCCAGCGCCGCTCCGATCGAGAGTGTGACGACCCGACAACATTATCTACCCAACACCAACGTCCTCGTGACGACGTTCACCACCTCCCGCGGCGACGCGTTTCAAATCACGGACTTCTGCCCCCGTTTTGAACAGTACGGCCGCGTCTATCGGCCGACGGCGCTGTTCAGACTCGCCGAGCCGCTCCAAGGCACCCCCACCGTTCGCGTCAGTTGCCGCCCGGTCTCAGGATGGGACAAAACGCCGGTGCAACCCCTTCGAGGCAGCAACCATTTGCGGTACGAAATTCGAGGCGAGCCGCTCCGACTGTTGACCAACATGCCGCTCACCTATCTGTGCGAAGAAACACCGGTGGCCTTGACTCAAAAATTTTACTTCGGCTTGACCTGGGGGCTCGGCATTGAAAACGATTTGGTCGCCGTGACCCATGACTTTCTGGAACAAACGATACGCTACTGGCGCACGTGGGTCAAACACTGCTCGGTTCCGCTGCTGTATCAAAAAGAACTGATCCGCTCCGCGTTGGCGTTGAAGCTCCACTGCTTCGAGGACACGGGCGCGATCTTGGCCGCTCTGACGACGAGTCTTCCCGAACAGCCGGGCGGAAGTCGAAATTGGGACTACCGGTACTGCTGGCTGCGGGACGCCTACTTCGCCCTGACGGCGTTTCATAATCTTGGACACTTTGAAGAAATGGAGGCGTTCCTCAAGTTTCTGCTGAACATCGCGCACGCGCAAGAAGACTCCCGCGATCGCCTGCGCCCCGTCTATACGTTGAGCCAAGGACTGCCTCTTCCGGAAATCGAACATGCCAACTGGGCCGGCTATCGAGGCAGCGTTCCGGTGCGCAGCCACAATCAGGCGTCCGATCAAGTTCAGAACGACGCCTATGGAGAAATGATCCTCGCGTTCACCCCCATCTTTTTCGATGAGCGCTTTATCGATTTGCGCACCCGCGATCTTGACGGGTTGCTGGCTCACCTGGCCGGATTGTGTGAGCGGAGCATCGGGCAGCCGGACGCGGGCCTCTGGGAAATCCGCCACGCCTGGCAGGAACATTCATTCACTAACCTGCTCTGTTGGGCTGGACTTGAACGGTTGGAGCGCATCAAGCGGACCGGCCACCTGTCTTCTCTTTCTCTCAACGTCACGGCGGCCAGAATTCAGGCGGCTGAAGCCCTGCTTCGCGCCGTGCAGGATGACGCGGTCAGAAACGGTCCGTTCGATGCGAGCTATGACGCGGCGCTTGCGCACCTGCCGATCCTCGGTTACCCGAATCGTCGGCTTTGCGAAACGACCACATTGCAAATCGTCAGAAACCTGGCGTTTCCGGCGAGCGACCAAAAAACGGGGTTTTTCTATCGTTACGTGCGTGAAGACGATTTTGGGAAACCGGAGGCGGCGTTCGTCATTTGTTCATTTTGGATCGCACAGGCCCTGGCTCGTCTCGATCGAACGGCCGAGGCGAGAGCCATTCTGGACCACGTTCTTTCCTCCGCCAACCACGTGGGCCTGTTCTCCGAACATTTCATCCCTTCCACACGCACCCAGTGCGGAAATTTTCCTCAAGCCTATTCCCATATCGGCCTCATCAACGCCGCCTTCGCCGTCAGCCCTCCCTGGAGCGAAATCCTCTGA
- a CDS encoding alpha,alpha-trehalose-phosphate synthase (UDP-forming), translating into MRLSLRFLLPLMVVLAGIAYGVIPLVDNLTLKWFVRDIEIRAQLIAGTMEGPLTDLLTSESKAKLLAYFQRVIQDERLFAIGFCDPHNQLIYKTQTYPASMTCERAVALKSGPAAVVRLAQGPVHVAAVGIDHAGRSLGRLLLIHDMSWVERRSSATKWYLFYLFAGIGVMISLVTVVVAHLSWRGWVEGVRGMLRGEGLIGLIKDQRQTPELQPVAQDLRAMIHELQADKRMRDESQLSWKPATLKSILHDHLAGDEVLIVSNREPYIHTRYGERIGVQVPASGLVTALEPIMRACSGIWIAHGSGSADRLVVDERDHVRVPPEAPAYEIRRIWMTPEEEDGYYYGFSNEGLWPLCHLAHVRPIFRSSDWRLYKEINERFAAAIVEEAKTDNPVVLVQDYHLALVPKIVRDHLPNATIITFWHIPWPNPERYAICPWYREILEGLLGSSILGFHTRFHCSNFIDTVDRSLESRIDRDGATVSYGGKLTAVNHYPISIEWPSRVLSQAPPVETCRTHVRAMYGFPHGHRLGVGVERLDYTKGILERFLAVERLLELQPEWIGRFSFLQVAAPSRSKIDEYRQLEQQVQTSADRINRRFGRDGYRPIVLKIEHHEPEQITLYYRAADLCIVSSLHDGMNLVAKEFVAARDDEQGVLILSQFTGAAAELVEALIVNPYNIDQCAAAMHVALTMSGVEQRARMRSLRGIVQEFNVYRWAGRMLMDAARMRQRARLAREMGGRSIETTVGGQT; encoded by the coding sequence ATGCGCCTGTCCCTTCGTTTTCTTCTGCCCCTGATGGTGGTTCTGGCCGGCATCGCGTACGGCGTGATTCCGTTGGTCGACAACCTCACGTTGAAATGGTTCGTTCGCGATATAGAGATTCGGGCGCAATTGATTGCCGGCACGATGGAGGGGCCGCTGACCGATCTGCTGACGTCGGAGTCGAAGGCGAAGCTGCTGGCCTACTTTCAGCGGGTGATCCAAGACGAACGGTTGTTCGCCATCGGATTTTGCGACCCGCACAATCAGTTGATCTATAAAACTCAAACCTATCCAGCGTCGATGACGTGCGAACGGGCCGTCGCGCTCAAGTCCGGCCCCGCCGCCGTCGTGCGGCTGGCGCAGGGGCCCGTGCATGTGGCCGCCGTGGGGATCGACCACGCGGGCCGTTCGCTGGGGCGGCTTCTGCTCATTCATGACATGAGTTGGGTCGAGCGGAGAAGCAGCGCCACGAAGTGGTATCTGTTCTACCTCTTCGCGGGCATCGGGGTCATGATTTCGCTCGTGACGGTCGTGGTGGCGCATTTGAGTTGGCGCGGATGGGTGGAAGGCGTGCGGGGCATGCTGCGCGGCGAGGGGTTGATCGGCTTGATCAAAGATCAGAGACAAACACCGGAACTGCAGCCCGTGGCGCAGGATCTCCGTGCCATGATTCATGAACTCCAGGCGGACAAACGCATGCGCGACGAAAGCCAATTGAGTTGGAAGCCGGCCACGCTCAAGTCCATCCTGCACGATCATCTTGCCGGCGACGAAGTGCTGATCGTTTCGAATAGGGAGCCGTACATTCACACTCGGTACGGAGAACGCATCGGCGTGCAGGTGCCGGCCAGCGGGCTCGTCACGGCCTTGGAGCCGATCATGCGGGCCTGTTCGGGAATTTGGATCGCGCACGGCAGCGGGAGTGCCGACCGGCTGGTCGTCGATGAACGGGATCACGTGCGGGTGCCGCCCGAGGCGCCGGCTTATGAGATTCGACGGATCTGGATGACGCCGGAGGAAGAAGACGGCTACTACTACGGGTTTTCAAACGAAGGGCTCTGGCCGCTGTGCCATCTGGCTCACGTACGGCCCATCTTCCGCTCTTCCGATTGGCGGCTCTACAAAGAGATCAACGAACGGTTTGCGGCGGCGATCGTCGAGGAGGCCAAGACGGACAATCCCGTCGTCCTGGTGCAGGACTATCATCTCGCGCTCGTACCGAAAATCGTGAGGGATCATCTGCCGAACGCCACGATCATTACGTTTTGGCACATTCCGTGGCCCAATCCGGAGCGATACGCGATCTGTCCATGGTATCGTGAAATTCTGGAGGGTCTGTTGGGGAGCAGCATCCTCGGTTTTCACACGCGATTTCATTGCAGCAATTTCATCGATACGGTAGACAGATCGTTGGAAAGCCGCATTGACCGGGACGGCGCCACCGTTTCATACGGCGGCAAATTGACGGCGGTGAATCACTATCCGATCTCCATTGAGTGGCCGAGCCGAGTGCTGTCCCAGGCTCCGCCCGTGGAGACGTGCCGAACGCACGTCCGCGCGATGTATGGGTTCCCTCATGGACATCGATTGGGAGTCGGCGTCGAGCGGTTGGATTATACGAAGGGCATCCTCGAACGATTCTTGGCGGTCGAACGGCTGCTCGAGCTTCAACCGGAGTGGATCGGCAGGTTCTCGTTCCTGCAAGTGGCCGCTCCCAGCCGGTCCAAGATCGACGAGTATCGACAACTGGAGCAGCAAGTCCAGACATCGGCGGACCGCATCAACCGACGGTTCGGCCGTGACGGCTATCGGCCGATCGTTCTCAAGATCGAGCACCATGAGCCGGAACAGATCACCCTGTATTATCGGGCTGCCGACTTGTGCATCGTGAGCAGCCTGCACGACGGCATGAATCTGGTCGCCAAGGAATTCGTCGCCGCAAGGGACGACGAGCAGGGGGTGTTGATTCTGAGCCAGTTTACCGGAGCGGCGGCTGAGTTGGTGGAAGCGCTGATCGTCAATCCTTACAACATCGATCAATGCGCGGCCGCCATGCACGTTGCCTTGACGATGTCCGGAGTCGAGCAACGGGCCAGAATGCGCAGCCTTCGCGGGATCGTCCAGGAATTCAACGTGTATCGCTGGGCGGGCCGGATGCTGATGGACGCGGCCCGCATGAGACAGCGGGCCCGTCTCGCGCGAGAAATGGGCGGCCGGAGCATCGAGACGACGGTCGGAGGACAGACATGA
- a CDS encoding CBS domain-containing protein: MIDMDRPSHNMVSLTSHYIIKASRMTLTVAGLKVRLGFSWILLTLFLIWSLAQSYFPTSYLGLENRTYWWMGFIGAGGFLGSLLFHEWAHAAVARRRRFPTAASTLFLFGGVADTKTEPPDPKTESLIAIAGPLSSFGLGVVWYAAFEVGYRANFPLAVLGIFDFLAFANALLGAVNLVPAFPLDGGSILRAWLRRRNNDLRQATRLACLAGSLCGFVLMMTGFVQVITGHILAGVWWFVLGFFLRETAGASYYRMVTQTTLASMAIRRIMTPNPVTVASDTSVQRLVEDYFHRSFHNMYPVMEDARLIGCVGPKQISAVPRDRWAELTARDLTIPCSKDNTIDVDSDTEAALSLMNKTGNSRLLVVDDGQLAGIVTLKDLSKFLTLKLNVKPAS; encoded by the coding sequence ATGATTGATATGGATCGGCCGTCGCACAATATGGTAAGCCTGACGTCTCACTATATCATCAAGGCGTCGCGCATGACGTTGACCGTCGCCGGGCTGAAGGTTCGACTGGGATTCAGTTGGATCCTTCTTACCCTTTTCCTTATTTGGTCGCTGGCCCAGAGCTACTTTCCAACCTCCTATTTGGGATTGGAGAATCGGACGTATTGGTGGATGGGGTTTATCGGCGCCGGGGGGTTCTTGGGCTCGCTTCTCTTTCATGAATGGGCTCACGCCGCCGTCGCACGGCGCCGTCGATTTCCCACCGCCGCCTCGACGCTCTTCCTCTTTGGAGGAGTCGCCGACACGAAGACGGAACCGCCGGACCCCAAAACGGAATCTTTGATTGCAATCGCGGGCCCCCTCTCAAGCTTCGGTCTTGGCGTCGTGTGGTACGCGGCTTTTGAAGTCGGCTATCGCGCCAATTTCCCCCTGGCCGTCTTGGGAATATTCGATTTTTTGGCCTTCGCGAACGCTCTTCTTGGAGCAGTCAACCTTGTCCCCGCTTTCCCTCTTGACGGAGGATCGATTCTCAGGGCCTGGCTACGGCGCCGCAACAACGACCTCCGGCAGGCGACCCGCCTGGCCTGTTTGGCCGGCTCACTGTGCGGTTTCGTATTGATGATGACGGGATTCGTTCAAGTCATCACCGGCCATATCCTGGCCGGAGTATGGTGGTTCGTCCTCGGATTTTTCCTTCGAGAAACGGCCGGCGCTTCCTATTACCGAATGGTGACCCAGACGACGCTGGCAAGCATGGCGATCCGACGAATCATGACGCCCAATCCCGTAACCGTTGCATCCGACACGTCCGTTCAACGGTTGGTCGAAGACTATTTCCACCGGTCCTTTCACAATATGTATCCCGTGATGGAGGACGCCCGTCTGATCGGCTGCGTCGGCCCCAAACAAATCTCCGCGGTTCCTCGTGATCGATGGGCTGAACTGACGGCCCGTGACCTTACGATTCCCTGCTCCAAGGACAACACTATCGACGTTGACAGCGACACGGAAGCGGCTCTGTCCTTGATGAACAAAACCGGCAACAGCCGACTGCTCGTCGTGGACGACGGTCAATTGGCCGGTATCGTCACGCTGAAAGACCTCTCGAAATTTCTGACGTTGAAATTGAACGTCAAACCGGCCTCCTGA